The Phoenix dactylifera cultivar Barhee BC4 chromosome 17, palm_55x_up_171113_PBpolish2nd_filt_p, whole genome shotgun sequence genome contains a region encoding:
- the LOC120104249 gene encoding disease resistance protein RGA2-like: protein MAMILDAFVGRFMDKLSELMAEEMSMLLGVEDELLKLLRRMKRIRGFLESAERKRHADRNINTWVTELKDIMYDADDIIDLCMIEGRRLLEDHTSKSAVRHPSCLFSCFSCIKSRHEIGSKIRKVNDRLKEIAEDISILSKLERTEQDDQVSRVNHRQTFPTGVESDIVGTQIEEATQSLVKSLIKEDNKKYRILGIVGMGGIGKTTLASNIYKDKRIEDNFPIRVWACVSQEFSDIKLLREIIRGAGGNYGEAETMAELVRLLHSTLSKRFFILLDDVWRTDVWEDLLRRPLESARASGRIVITTRDTNVARNMRAEIHQVDKMDNDSGWKLLRRKVFGDDDEEGEEEISRLKKIGVQIVEKCDGLPLAIKVIAGVLRSMDRTTIKWNKVLKSDAWSMSQLHEQLPGALFLSYENLPSDLKQCFLYCSLFPEDSEMHREDLIRYWVAEGFIQPAQKDTLMEDLAEDCYRELIGRNLLQPYFNDTSCTLHDLLRSLALFLTRDESIFLGDEQSPNINPLTKIRRLSMFNVEQRVEVPDAIKQQKCLRTLMLRSSPKAKMIENELFERLRFLRIITINDAEIERLPDSIGDLLHLRHLDLDRTNISNLPESIGCLVNLQILKLSGCKSLRALPKAITKLCNLRCLRLGGGIPLSHVPKGLRKLKHLNKLEGFVVGTQDDEGCDLEELQSLSQLRFLSIINLERAQPVRAPVLANAHSLRTLILTSNPPEDAEEAIATQRIEEIYNKLSPQSTDLERLEIYSFFGTGFSSWMMSPSLDVSFPNLTSIQLCDCKSCPQLPPLGLLPQLKSLYINGIDATKTIGPEFLGPHASAGAGTTFPKLEELKFYWMDNWEEWSFGMVEGVGEERRGAPKLLPRLKKLQLFRCPKLRALPEGLRHATSLQELDIDDARNLIEIDSLPSLKSLRIEGCPRLEHVENLDKLQYLDLDVETSAATDADGETEHLPRWLLELLQNAPAALQNLKKFTLTCSLPLLKTFLKDGPNWPIIQWIPHIRINVRRGNSYIEYSKDPPAFKTHVVA, encoded by the coding sequence atggCAATGATCCTTGATGCCTTTGTGGGAAGATTCATGGACAAGCTTTCAGAATTAATGGCGGAAGAGATGTCCATGCTGCTCGGCGTGGAGGATGAGCTACTGAAGCTTTTGAGAAGGATGAAGAGGATAAGAGGCTTTCTCGAATCCGcagagcggaagaggcatgcagaTCGGAATATCAATACATGGGTGACGGAGTTGAAAGATATCATGTATGATGCGGATGATATCATCGACCTCTGTATGATCGAGGGCAGGAGATTGTTGGAAGATCATACGTCTAAATCAGCGGTACGCCATCCCTcatgtttattttcttgctttagCTGTATCAAGTCTCGGCATGAAATTGGTAGCAAAATTAGAAAAGTTAATGATAGGCTAAAAGAGATTGCAGAAGATATATCCATATTGTCTAAACTAGAACGCACTGAGCAAGATGATCAAGTGAGCAGAGTAAATCATCGTCAGACTTTTCCTACTGGGGTCGAGTCTGATATTGTAGGGACACAAATTGAAGAGGCTACCCAGAGTCTCGTGAAGTCGTTAATTAAAGAAGATAATAAAAAATACCGAATTTTGGGGATTGTTGGGATGGGTGGAATAGGCAAGACCACTCTTGCTTCTAATATCTACAAGGACAAAAGGATAGAAGACAACTTTCCTATACGAGTATGGGCGTGTGTTTCTCAGGAGTTTTCAGACATAAAATTGCTGAGAGAGATAATTAGGGGTGCTGGTGGAAATTATGGGGAGGCTGAAACCATGGCAGAGCTTGTACGCCTTCTTCACTCTACACTTTCGAAAagattctttattttattagatGATGTATGGAGGACAGATGTATGGGAGGATTTGCTTAGGCGTCCTCTTGAAAGTGCAAGAGCTAGTGGTAGGATAGTGATCACCACTCGAGATACAAACGTGGCTAGAAATATGAGAGCAGAGATCCACCAAGTTGATAAAATGGATAATGACAGTGGCTGGAAATTGCTTCGCAGGAAGGTCTTtggtgatgatgatgaggagggggaggaggagatctctagattaaaaaaaattggggtTCAAATTGTTGAAAAATGTGACGGTCTTCCTCTTGCAATCAAGGTCATTGCAGGGGTTTTAAGGTCGATGGATAGAACCACCATAAAATGGAATAAGGTTCTCAAAAGTGATGCCTGGTCCATGAGCCAACTTCATGAACAACTCCCAGGAGCTCTATTTTTGAGTTATGAAAATTTACCATCTGATCTCAAACAGTGTTTTCTTTATTGCTCGTTGTTTCCTGAGGACTCTGAAATGCATCGTGAGGATCTCATTCGTTACTGGGTGGCCGAAGGTTTTATACAACCCGCACAAAAGGATACGCTTATGGAAGATCTAGCAGAGGACTGTTATAGAGAGTTAATTGGGAGGAACCTTTTACAGCCATATTTTAATGACACTTCATGCACATTGCATGATCTGCTACGTTCCCTTGCTCTCTTTTTGACACGTGATGAGAGCATTTTTCTTGGCGACGAGCAATCACCTAACATAAACCCCTTGACTAAAATTCGACGCTTGTCAATGTTTAATGTGGAGCAGAGAGTGGAAGTCCCTGATGCAATAAAACAACAAAAGTGCTTGAGGACTCTAATGCTCCGAAGTAGTCCCAAGGCAAAGATGATAGAGAATGAACTTTTTGAGAGACTGCGATTTTTACGAATCATAACGATAAACGATGCGGAAATTGAGAGGCTTCCAGACTCTATAGGAGATCTTTTACACCTAAGACATTTAGATCTTGATCGGACGAACATCAGTAATTTGCCAGAGTCCATCGGATGCCTCGTAAACCTGCAGATATTGAAGCTTTCGGGTTGTAAGTCCTTGCGTGCTCTCCCCAAGGCCATCACAAAATTGTGTAATCTAAGATGCCTTCGTCTCGGAGGAGGAATTCCATTGAGTCATGTACCAAAGGGACTGCGTAAATTAAAACATCTTAACAAACTTGAAGGATTTGTGGTCGGCACGCAAGATGACGAGGGATGCGATCTGGAGGAGCTACAATCTCTATCCCAACTGAGATTCCTGTCGATAATCAATTTGGAGAGGGCACAACCAGTGAGAGCTCCGGTACTCGCAAACGCCCACTCTCTGAGGACATTGATTTTGACTTCCAACCCACCTGAAGATGCGGAAGAAGCAATTGCAACTCAGAGAATTGAGGAGatttacaataagctctctccCCAATCCACCGACTTAGAAAGACTTGAGATCTATTCCTTTTTTGGTACTGGATTTTCCAGCTGGATGATGTCACCTTCTTTGGATGTCTCTTTTCCTAACTTGACATCCATACAACTCTGTGATTGTAAATCATGTCCGCAGCTTCCTCCATTGGGCCTGCTACCCCAGCTGAAATCCCTTTACATTAACGGAATAGATGCAACCAAAACCATCGGACCTGAATTTCTTGGCCCCCATGCATCAGCAGGAGCAGGGACTACATTTCCCAAGCTTGAAGAGCTGAAATTTTACTGGATGGACAACTGGGAAGAATGGTCGTTTGGTATGGTGGAGGGGGTTggtgaagaaagaagaggagcccCCAAGTTGTTGCCTCGTCTCAAGAAGCTGCAACTTTTTCGGTGTCCCAAGTTGAGAGCTCTTCCAGAAGGACTACGGCATGCCACCAGTTTACAGGAATTGGATATCGACGATGCTCGCAACCTAATAGAAATCGACAGCCTCCCCTCATTGAAGTCTCTGAGAATAGAAGGTTGTCCGAGGTTGGAGCACGTGGAGAATCTTGATAAGTTGCAATATCTAGACCTAGACGTGGAGACATCCGCCGCCACCGATGCTGATGGAGAGACAGAGCACCTCCCACGGTGGTTACTGGAGCTACTTCAAAATGCACCAGCTGCCctacaaaatttaaaaaagttTACACTAACATGCAGCTTACCACTCCTTAAGACCTTCCTCAAGGACGGCCCCAACTGGCCCATCATTCAGTGGATTCCCCACATCAGGATCAATGTGCGTCGCGGCAACTCATATATTGAGTATAGCAAGGACCCTCCCGCCTTCAAAACCCACGTGGTGGCATGA